The following proteins are encoded in a genomic region of Prosthecobacter sp. SYSU 5D2:
- a CDS encoding acetyl-CoA carboxylase carboxyltransferase subunit alpha, which produces MKHVLEFEKPVIKLREEIEEARKKMASKPSDKLAAQIIDMENKAEALLRDIHTNLNPWQRVQISRHINRPFMLDYVKHCCDDFTELHGDRHIGDDHAMPAGFATWGGKKVVVIGHQKGRDTKENLLRNFGSAHPEGYRKALRLMRMAEKFGLPIVTLIDTPGAFPGIGAEERNIAEAIAFNLREMMLLKTPIVAVVIGEGGSGGALGIGIADKVLMMENAYYSVISPEGCAAILWKHREHAPEAASALKLSAQDLSKLGIIDGIVPEPAGGAHNDHFAAAEALKGTVLSAINDLEKLSTADLLEGRYQKFRALGKFTEN; this is translated from the coding sequence ATGAAACACGTTCTGGAATTCGAAAAGCCTGTGATCAAACTCCGCGAAGAGATCGAAGAGGCCAGGAAAAAAATGGCCTCCAAACCAAGTGACAAGCTGGCAGCCCAAATCATTGACATGGAGAACAAGGCGGAGGCCCTTCTGCGTGACATCCACACCAACCTCAATCCCTGGCAGCGCGTGCAAATTTCCCGCCATATCAACCGGCCCTTCATGCTGGACTACGTGAAGCATTGCTGCGACGACTTCACCGAGCTGCACGGAGACCGCCACATCGGCGACGACCACGCCATGCCCGCCGGCTTTGCCACCTGGGGCGGCAAGAAGGTCGTGGTCATTGGCCATCAAAAGGGCCGCGACACGAAGGAAAACCTGCTGCGCAACTTTGGCAGCGCCCATCCGGAGGGCTACCGCAAGGCCCTGCGCCTGATGCGCATGGCGGAAAAATTTGGCCTGCCCATCGTCACCCTCATTGACACACCCGGCGCCTTTCCAGGCATCGGCGCCGAGGAGCGGAACATCGCCGAGGCCATCGCCTTTAACCTGCGGGAAATGATGCTGCTGAAGACGCCCATCGTGGCCGTGGTCATCGGTGAGGGCGGCTCCGGCGGCGCCCTGGGCATCGGCATCGCCGACAAGGTGCTGATGATGGAAAATGCCTACTACAGCGTCATCAGCCCGGAAGGCTGCGCCGCCATTCTTTGGAAACACCGCGAACACGCCCCGGAGGCCGCCTCCGCCCTGAAGCTGAGCGCCCAGGACCTGTCCAAACTGGGCATCATTGACGGCATCGTGCCGGAGCCTGCCGGTGGCGCGCACAATGACCACTTCGCCGCCGCTGAAGCGCTGAAGGGCACCGTGCTGAGTGCCATCAACGACCTGGAAAAACTGTCCACCGCCGATCTGCTGGAAGGCCGTTACCAGAAGTTCCGCGCGCTGGGCAAGTTCACCGAGAACTGA
- a CDS encoding LysM peptidoglycan-binding domain-containing protein, which produces MAKAQLKLLLFLIVLGITLGSMATAYYIYDKVLSPHKRVQEEIATIKRGDVPRMDPGEKRFDAAVELIREGRIEDGRDALFKLINQFPDSPTCVEAKRIIGEINMDQLYAAESKAGKKDYIVQPGDSLALIAGKQGTTVDLLIRLNGLMGTMLQPGDHLAILPLEFSIHVKVGAKTVSLWRKVGEREFFFKEYLAQEIRLPAGVRVPAEMEIKGKSAVKDGKVLLTTDLHYAEADKWLPGSRSGVVLRTPPKPKAVAVAEPAAENQAAPAVPDLEDGPEPGIFLAREDLEEMFALVRNGSKLYIIR; this is translated from the coding sequence ATGGCCAAGGCCCAGCTCAAGCTCCTGCTCTTCCTCATCGTCCTGGGTATCACCCTGGGCAGCATGGCCACGGCCTATTACATTTATGACAAGGTGCTGAGCCCGCACAAGCGCGTGCAGGAGGAGATTGCGACCATCAAAAGAGGCGATGTGCCACGGATGGATCCGGGGGAAAAGCGCTTCGATGCAGCGGTGGAGCTGATCCGGGAAGGCCGGATCGAGGACGGCCGTGACGCCCTGTTCAAACTGATCAACCAGTTTCCGGACTCTCCCACCTGCGTGGAGGCCAAGCGGATCATCGGCGAGATCAACATGGACCAGCTCTATGCGGCGGAATCCAAGGCCGGGAAGAAGGACTACATTGTGCAGCCTGGAGATTCGCTGGCCCTGATCGCAGGCAAACAGGGCACGACGGTGGACCTGCTGATCCGGCTGAACGGGCTGATGGGCACGATGCTGCAGCCAGGCGACCATCTGGCCATCCTGCCGCTGGAATTCAGCATCCATGTGAAGGTGGGGGCCAAAACAGTCTCCCTGTGGCGGAAGGTGGGGGAAAGGGAGTTTTTCTTTAAAGAGTACCTGGCGCAGGAGATCCGGCTGCCGGCCGGTGTGCGGGTGCCTGCGGAAATGGAGATCAAGGGCAAATCTGCCGTCAAGGATGGCAAGGTGCTGCTCACCACCGACCTCCACTATGCCGAAGCCGACAAATGGCTGCCCGGGAGCCGGAGCGGCGTGGTGCTGCGCACGCCCCCGAAACCCAAGGCGGTGGCCGTGGCTGAACCCGCCGCCGAAAACCAGGCGGCTCCCGCTGTGCCTGACCTGGAGGACGGACCGGAGCCGGGCATCTTCCTGGCCCGCGAAGACCTCGAAGAAATGTTTGCCCTGGTCCGCAACGGCTCCAAGCTGTACATTATCCGATAG
- a CDS encoding helix-turn-helix domain-containing protein: protein MKSQPIPKTGAEAARTTAAAADSRQPPPQAEWMRVKEACAFSCLSKPKLYELMNQGHIKSVALRERGQSKGTRLVSIGSLRAFLESRASGGNGQA, encoded by the coding sequence ATGAAATCTCAACCGATACCCAAAACGGGCGCCGAAGCAGCCCGGACCACCGCCGCCGCTGCTGACAGCCGCCAGCCACCGCCACAGGCGGAATGGATGCGGGTGAAGGAGGCCTGCGCCTTCTCCTGCCTTTCCAAACCCAAGCTCTACGAGCTGATGAACCAGGGCCACATCAAATCCGTGGCGCTGCGTGAGCGCGGCCAGAGCAAAGGCACGCGCCTGGTCAGCATCGGCAGCCTCCGGGCTTTTCTGGAAAGCCGCGCCTCCGGCGGAAATGGCCAGGCCTAA
- a CDS encoding dihydrofolate reductase family protein, which yields MKTQYYTATTLDGFLATEDDSLEWLFPLGDLEDSSYPEFIAQVGALAMGAATYEWMLRNAEAVVAETGAAWPYAQPAWVFTSRELPRIEGADIRFVQGDVRAVHADMRAAACGRNLWIVGGGDLAGQFYDAGLLDELIVQIGSATLGQGKPLFPRRVLSPVLRLMSVRQMGAGMAELRYEVGKEGAV from the coding sequence ATGAAAACCCAATATTACACGGCCACCACTCTGGACGGATTTCTGGCCACGGAAGATGACTCGCTGGAGTGGCTGTTTCCGCTGGGAGATCTGGAGGATTCCAGCTACCCGGAATTCATCGCCCAGGTGGGTGCGCTGGCCATGGGCGCGGCCACGTATGAATGGATGCTGCGCAATGCTGAAGCGGTTGTTGCAGAGACGGGTGCCGCCTGGCCGTATGCCCAGCCGGCCTGGGTCTTCACCAGCCGCGAACTGCCCCGGATCGAAGGTGCGGACATCCGTTTCGTCCAGGGAGATGTGCGGGCCGTCCATGCGGACATGCGTGCGGCGGCGTGCGGCCGGAACCTGTGGATCGTGGGCGGTGGCGATCTGGCCGGGCAGTTTTATGATGCTGGCCTGCTGGATGAGCTCATCGTGCAGATCGGCTCCGCCACCCTCGGCCAGGGCAAGCCGCTTTTTCCCCGCCGCGTGTTGAGCCCGGTGCTGCGCCTGATGTCCGTCCGCCAGATGGGCGCGGGCATGGCGGAGCTGCGGTATGAGGTGGGGAAAGAGGGGGCGGTTTAG
- a CDS encoding nucleotidyl transferase AbiEii/AbiGii toxin family protein, whose translation MKKKNALKNVAASVRDRLLKVMTETGQDYNVLLTRYAIERLLFRLAASKYRTRFILKGAMLFAAWQHVPHRVTKDVDLLGFGDSSPEALTAVFAEICVEPVNDDGVVFDPASVRAEPIRAEEVYAGVRVTFQGVLGSARLHVQVDVGYGDGFAVEPVMLPIPSLVGMPPPEVRTYRMETSIAEKFEAAVTLGLLNTRMKDYFDLWHLAKGFAFDGQAVSESIRATFERRAKALPESVPAGFSEEFWSDPRRQGMWDAFCKKSVRTKPHPSLEEVVRFVAAFIIPPALGASKAASFARQWQAGGPWS comes from the coding sequence ATGAAGAAGAAAAACGCCCTCAAAAATGTTGCCGCATCGGTGCGTGACCGCCTGCTCAAGGTCATGACAGAAACGGGCCAGGACTATAACGTGCTTTTGACTCGCTACGCGATTGAGCGTCTGTTGTTCCGGCTGGCGGCTTCCAAATACCGGACCCGGTTCATACTCAAAGGAGCGATGCTGTTCGCTGCCTGGCAGCACGTCCCGCACCGCGTTACCAAAGACGTGGACCTGCTGGGTTTTGGAGATTCCTCCCCTGAGGCGTTGACGGCTGTTTTTGCCGAGATCTGCGTGGAGCCTGTCAATGACGATGGAGTGGTGTTTGACCCCGCTTCTGTTCGAGCAGAACCGATCCGTGCTGAAGAGGTCTATGCCGGCGTGCGGGTTACGTTTCAAGGAGTGCTCGGCAGCGCCAGGCTGCACGTTCAGGTAGATGTGGGGTACGGCGACGGCTTTGCCGTTGAACCAGTCATGTTGCCAATTCCTTCCCTGGTGGGAATGCCGCCGCCGGAAGTCCGCACCTATCGCATGGAGACATCCATTGCGGAAAAGTTCGAGGCGGCCGTAACGCTGGGCCTCTTGAACACGCGCATGAAGGACTATTTTGATTTGTGGCACCTGGCCAAAGGCTTTGCCTTCGACGGGCAAGCCGTGAGCGAATCCATTCGGGCCACGTTTGAGCGGCGAGCCAAGGCTCTTCCTGAGAGTGTGCCGGCCGGATTCAGCGAAGAATTTTGGAGCGATCCGAGACGCCAGGGCATGTGGGATGCGTTCTGCAAAAAGTCAGTGAGAACCAAGCCGCACCCGAGCCTTGAAGAGGTCGTTCGCTTCGTTGCGGCATTCATCATTCCCCCTGCGCTTGGCGCGAGCAAAGCAGCGAGCTTTGCCCGGCAGTGGCAAGCAGGTGGGCCCTGGTCCTGA
- a CDS encoding type IV toxin-antitoxin system AbiEi family antitoxin domain-containing protein — protein MTVRLPKEIRALARQGVFRARDLAAVGVPRYRLKELVEAGALRKTGRGLYMPQSADITENHSLVQLAARCPKAVVCLLTALRFHDLTTENPEVIYVLLPKGVKRPRITSPQLDVTWASGESYLHGIEEHLMSGVKVKITSAAKTVADCFKYRNKVGTAVAAEALRDAWQKKKASSEELWQAAKVCRMTNIMRPYFEMLVA, from the coding sequence ATGACGGTCAGACTGCCCAAAGAGATCCGCGCCCTTGCCAGGCAGGGTGTTTTCCGTGCGCGGGACCTGGCAGCAGTGGGAGTTCCGCGCTACCGGCTCAAAGAGCTTGTGGAGGCTGGAGCCCTGCGAAAAACAGGACGTGGACTTTACATGCCCCAAAGTGCCGACATCACGGAGAACCATTCCCTGGTTCAACTGGCGGCCAGATGCCCCAAAGCCGTGGTGTGCCTCCTGACAGCCCTTCGTTTTCACGATCTGACCACGGAAAACCCCGAGGTGATCTATGTTCTCCTGCCCAAGGGAGTGAAGCGACCACGGATCACGAGTCCTCAGCTTGATGTCACCTGGGCCTCTGGGGAGAGCTATCTTCATGGCATCGAAGAGCACCTCATGAGCGGCGTGAAGGTGAAAATCACCAGTGCAGCCAAGACGGTGGCCGACTGTTTCAAGTATCGTAACAAGGTCGGCACCGCAGTGGCCGCTGAGGCGCTGCGCGATGCGTGGCAAAAAAAGAAGGCAAGCTCAGAAGAGCTATGGCAGGCTGCCAAGGTGTGCCGGATGACGAACATCATGAGGCCCTATTTTGAGATGCTGGTTGCATGA